In the genome of Gemmatimonadales bacterium, the window GCTGCAGGCGGCGCTCAATCCGGGCTGGCCGGTGTCGGAGCCGGCGCGGCAGCGGACGACGCCCGATCCGTATCACGACGGTGAGCAGCTCGTCTTCGAGCAGGATGGCCAATGGGTGGAGCGCGCCCTCTGGTTCGAGGCGGTGGCCTTGACCGGGGATGGGGTGTTCGACACCCTCAAGGCGATCAGCAAGAGCGTGGTGAAGGGACTCGGCTAGGTGGCGGGAATGTGGACCCTGCCCAACATCATCACGATCGTCCGGATCTGTTTCACCCCGATCATCGCGCTGTTGCCGTTCATCGAGGGCTACTGGCCGAAGCTCATTGCGCTCGTCGTCTTCATCATTGCCGCGGTGAGCGACGTCTTCGACGGCCGCCTCGCCCGCTCGCGCAAGCAGGTGACCAACCTCGGCATCCTGCTCGATCCCATCGCCGACAAGCTGCTCCTCTTCGCGACGCTGATCCCGATTTACTGGATCTCGCGCCAGCGGCACGACTTCTACGACATCCCGATCTGGGGCAGCATTCCGCTCTGGGTGTGCCTGCTGCTCATCGGCCGGGAGCTGGCGATGACGTGGTTCCGCTGGTGGGCCAAGCAGCGGGGCGTCGTAATCCCGGCCGGCGGCGCCGGCAAGCTCAAGACCGTCATCCAGAACATCTTCATCGGGGCGACGATCGCGTGGTTTGCGTTCAGGGATGCAAGGAAGCCCCTCGGGTGGGAGCACAGCCGGTGGGCGGAATACTGGAATGAATTTCACGGCGGCTTCGTGGCGGTGACGCTCGCGGTGGCGACGTTGCTCACGGTTTATTCCTTTGCGGTCTACCTGTACAGGAACAGGGGGCTGTTTTCAGGGCGATAGGCACCCGGTAGTGTTCCTCCCA includes:
- the pgsA gene encoding CDP-diacylglycerol--glycerol-3-phosphate 3-phosphatidyltransferase, with the translated sequence MWTLPNIITIVRICFTPIIALLPFIEGYWPKLIALVVFIIAAVSDVFDGRLARSRKQVTNLGILLDPIADKLLLFATLIPIYWISRQRHDFYDIPIWGSIPLWVCLLLIGRELAMTWFRWWAKQRGVVIPAGGAGKLKTVIQNIFIGATIAWFAFRDARKPLGWEHSRWAEYWNEFHGGFVAVTLAVATLLTVYSFAVYLYRNRGLFSGR